AAGTGAGGAGTCTGCGCAGGGCGTGTTTATCAAGTCACCCACTTTCCTCAAGCGATGTGCGAACGTTCCCGATATCCATTGTACTCCTGCCAGACAAACATAGCCGTGCCCAGAGTCGGGGGGGAATCCATGACAGCGATCGTGCCGAGCCTGGACTCGGATATATCCGAAAAAGCAGGAAAGCGGGCACGAAGCGAGTCTCTCGCTTACATCCTACATTTTCCAACGTGGCCCGCTGCCTTTGTtcacacacacaaacacacacacatgcttTCCTTCGACaagccgcccgccgccgtattgcgcgaggagggcgagcgtcTGCTTACCCGCCAGGGTGGCTGAGCGCGCCGGGACACGTCGATGCTGCGCACAGTTTTCTTCATCCACTTCGTGCGCTGCGTCGCATTAAATTGATTCGCCATCCTGTCTTCTGCAGAAGTTTGTTTGTGTCCTCTTTGCGCGTACCGATACGGTAGCGATTTTCAACACCACTTGATCGACTGGACTAATCGAGCTCCCACTCGATGACGGGTGGCTGCTGGGACGGGTTTCCCAGTGGCAAGTGGATTTTGTCTTTATTTTGAGGCTAGATCAGGGCTTCTACGCAATTATTCACTATGACATCCGTACCTTCAGCTTCCTTCCAAATGTCTCGGCCAGTGGCTGACGCGGCCGGCACCAGGGCCACCACCACCGTTACGTCGCACACCGTAAGTCTAAACCCGAAACTTGGAACTCTCGGGAGCGCAGCGCTGCGTGGACAAACTAGCGCGCATCGGCGAAAGGACGGAATCATCTTTACGCGTACAAAGAAGGATGACGCGGTGGCCGTCTACGCATTTCCACTGCGTTGTGTGCGCATGTAACTAGCTGAATCAACGAACCACGAAGAAATGATGATAGGCAGGCAACACGAGAGCTAGAACGGTTCTTGCGTGTTGAGGAGCGTCTGTAGGAGGAGTGGAGACTGGGTGTCTCCCTTGTGATTGCAGTACTCCTCTCTCTCAACTCTTTCGGGGCTTTTGTGACTCTTCGGCCGTTGCTGCTTAGGCCGCAAGGTGAACTCGCGCGACGGAGAATGTATTCACGCCGTACGACGGCTCAATCACCATAACCTCCTCTTACCTTCTCTTTACTTAGAATGACGCGCTTGCTTGTGCATGCTCTTTTCAGTACAACTGGGATGAATTTCGCCAGTTCCTTGACTCTCAGGTGAGTTTTTTATGTCCGTTTGATGAGCAAGCTCAAATCTAAGTGAACGAGACACCACGTGTCTCAGTTCGGCATCACGAGTGCTCCGGGATGAATGCCATGCGGAAGTTCTGAAGAACCCACAGGCAGCCTTTTGGAGGGATTCTCCGTGAGCGTGACAAGTGGACAATCAAGAGACCGCGTAAATAATGTCAAGTGACAACGCCAAGGGCCATTCAGCTACCAAGAAATTCTCACGCTCTTGGTagctctctgctgcagctaCGGGTGTCGTTCCGCATGTGCAATATCTGTGGTGGTTTCTTTCATCGATGTTAGAACACGCGTCTGGACAGGGAATTTCTCTCGTTAGCTGGAGCAACGTCGGTCTCAACATCCCTGTCGTGAGCGGCTGCTGTGTATTTTCCCCTTGACTGTCTCATTCGGCTACTCGGTGTGCTGACAGGGAACTATGTGGTGCTCCGCGGTGATTGGCTCTCCCGTGGCTGCTTCACCAAATACCATCTTTGAGCTCGCCCCGACTGCGGCACAGGCTGGGCAGGGAATCAATTTCCGGCCTCGCCTTGATGCATACTACGACAGTGCTGCGCACAAGATTGTTATGCTTTTCGATCTCCCTGGATTTGAAAAGAAGGATATTGCTGTTGAGGTGGATGACCATGCTATCATCATCTCAGGTAAGCGGTTTTTCCACGCGACGCACGGGGGTTACTTTTGGGTCACGGCTACCGCACAGCACTATCCAGGGGTGATGCAGCATTCGAAAACGACTAATGGCGACAAACCACCGCTTCGTGAGGAGGCAACATATGTTTCGTGAGCGTTGTGTTACTCCTCAGGGACGCGGAGTGTCCTAGATGAAAAGGAGCTGTTTGGGCAGAGCGGCCGGGAACTCATCAAGGAGCGCGCCTTCGGACGTTTCTGCAGGAAATTCCAGTTGCCGTCTAATGCAGTTGAAGACGCGGTAACGGCGTCTATAGCCAACGGCATCTTGGAAGTCACTGTGGAGACCCGTGAAGCGGACGCTCCCCACACCAAAAAGAAGATTGAAGTATCTTAGGTCGCGGATTTGAACCGCACTAGAGACATTCACGCCACGTACGCTAGAAAAGCTGCGAGGAGAAAAGTGCGCATCAGTTTCTGTGGGCACTACTGAGTAACTCTGCATGACGAGGGAACCCGATTTCCTCGCGTTTGGAAAATACAGGATACGTCAATGTGCACATCCGGCGATTTCGTGTAAAACAGAGCCTCTGAACTGAGGCCTGGCGCCTCCCGAAACCTGGGTGAACCATGAAGCTGCGGCCTATCTACCGGCCATACGATGCACCGGTGCAAAGTGTCTCATTTCACGTTGTGATTAGAATCAGAGTTGCGAACTACACAAAAGCAGAAACAGGAAACCTCTCTTTCTGCGGAGAAACCCCGTTGATGTTTCCAACTAACAAAATACCGCAGCCCCTTGAATAGCCAGACAAGCAATCCAGCACTCGGCGCGGTCGAAACGAGACAGATACGCACCGTAAAATGCTTCCCCAGCTAGCACCAAGACAGCCAACGCACACCACTGCGTGCCGACGTCAGACTACGCCTCGAAGCCTAATGGACATTGTTGCACGTCCCGGTGAAAGGGCTCGCGAAAGCACCAGTCCCATCGTTGCATCACACCTGCGCTCTCCATCCACCACCCAGATGCGATGCTACTGTCTCTGCCGTTCACAGTGTTTTATGGCACGCATATCTACTCCCTTGGACGCGTATGCCGGCTATATACGCTCCGCGGCTTCCCCCTGGCGACGTAGCCCCCATTCATGTTTGCTTCCACTGAGCTCTTGCCTATTACTCAATCGT
Above is a window of Besnoitia besnoiti strain Bb-Ger1 chromosome Unknown contig00007, whole genome shotgun sequence DNA encoding:
- a CDS encoding heat shock protein HSP21 (encoded by transcript BESB_073740) gives rise to the protein MSRPVADAAGTRATTTVTSHTYNWDEFRQFLDSQGTMWCSAVIGSPVAASPNTIFELAPTAAQAGQGINFRPRLDAYYDSAAHKIVMLFDLPGFEKKDIAVEVDDHAIIISGTRSVLDEKELFGQSGRELIKERAFGRFCRKFQLPSNAVEDAVTASIANGILEVTVETREADAPHTKKKIEVS